The Spirosoma foliorum genome has a window encoding:
- a CDS encoding DoxX family membrane protein, with the protein MKTLANLFEHFDHLDTSINKWLVANSILLLRICMGLVFLGFGFLKFFPGISPIEDLATRTTTSLTMGIFSGHRAMDFVAGLECIIGVCFLSGRFLRVGVWLMAFQMVGAMSPLLLFPGELFPGPTYAPTLAAQYILKDIILIAAGMVIASTWTGARIVAEPRSLRSTLRSKVAGVVRHRRSTLASS; encoded by the coding sequence ATGAAAACCTTAGCTAACCTTTTCGAACATTTTGATCACCTGGATACCAGCATAAATAAGTGGCTTGTAGCCAACAGTATTCTACTATTACGGATCTGTATGGGCTTGGTCTTTCTGGGCTTCGGCTTCCTTAAGTTCTTTCCCGGAATAAGCCCCATTGAAGATTTAGCCACCCGGACAACTACTAGTCTAACTATGGGTATTTTTTCAGGGCATCGGGCAATGGACTTTGTAGCTGGCCTAGAATGTATTATCGGGGTGTGCTTTTTAAGTGGCCGATTTCTACGAGTTGGGGTTTGGCTAATGGCCTTTCAAATGGTTGGTGCCATGTCGCCTTTACTCCTCTTTCCTGGTGAATTGTTTCCTGGCCCCACGTATGCCCCAACGCTAGCAGCTCAGTATATTCTTAAAGATATTATCCTGATTGCTGCCGGAATGGTCATAGCCTCTACCTGGACAGGTGCCCGGATCGTAGCCGAACCTCGGAGTTTGCGCAGCACATTACGCTCAAAAGTAGCAGGCGTTGTTAGGCATCGACGCAGCACATTAGCTTCGAGCTAA
- a CDS encoding RNA polymerase sigma factor, whose product MVKNSNNLERAKLRNYTTILPPFLMTSTPQTELNLVRDLQAKLPSAYKSLYDSYSPAMFGVLLRMVKDRDRAEDLLQDTFIRVWTNIQRYDESQGRLFTWLINITKNLALDDLRAQKVRAVAATYIYERSDGVASPIFKGGMLYQTLTANLEPKYRQIVDLLYFRDYKLQEVADELKIPLGTVKTRYRMALQQLKKTYRQDIYHYNMN is encoded by the coding sequence ATGGTCAAAAATAGTAACAATCTGGAAAGGGCTAAGTTACGTAACTATACAACAATCTTGCCTCCCTTCTTAATGACGTCTACTCCACAAACTGAACTTAATCTTGTCCGGGATCTTCAGGCTAAACTCCCAAGTGCTTATAAATCGTTATACGACTCCTATAGTCCAGCCATGTTTGGTGTGCTTTTACGAATGGTAAAAGACCGAGATCGAGCTGAAGATTTACTTCAGGACACATTTATTCGTGTTTGGACAAATATTCAACGCTATGACGAAAGCCAGGGGAGGCTATTTACCTGGTTGATAAATATTACCAAGAATCTGGCTTTAGATGATTTGAGAGCTCAGAAAGTTAGGGCAGTAGCGGCAACGTATATTTATGAGCGGTCAGATGGTGTGGCGAGTCCCATTTTTAAAGGAGGTATGCTATATCAAACTCTTACGGCTAACTTAGAACCAAAGTATCGTCAAATTGTTGACTTGCTTTATTTTCGGGATTATAAATTACAAGAGGTGGCCGACGAGTTAAAAATCCCGTTGGGTACAGTCAAAACTCGTTATAGAATGGCCTTACAACAGTTAAAAAAAACATATAGGCAAGACATCTATCATTATAATATGAATTAA